A DNA window from Aminiphilus circumscriptus DSM 16581 contains the following coding sequences:
- the mrtS gene encoding Synerg-CTERM system glutamic-type intramembrane protease MrtS, which produces MEHASNVFWVIRHRKAHIFPFIDASGNVGSPPDESPKRAFSAKYGIFLFVIVCQCFTMRSGYPAGPLFLRKDRSLHRESHEEIRMFLMGAENMSQFVAVAVMLYGPFLWCHARKEAYEQYGLVPRCSRRMCGEVALVCVMTLAPLTVIALHWPGQDLPRHVAFSAFLAQFAAGSMAAITEEIFFRGWLQTLFVPFLSRTTRVVTVAALFALSHMLFRPDPFFLTTFFPGLIMGALRERHGNIFPGMLFHGLGNLWSIWFFPLP; this is translated from the coding sequence ATGGAACATGCGAGCAATGTCTTTTGGGTGATACGGCACAGAAAGGCACACATCTTTCCATTCATTGACGCCAGCGGAAATGTTGGATCACCCCCGGACGAAAGCCCGAAAAGAGCGTTCTCTGCAAAATACGGGATTTTCTTGTTTGTGATTGTCTGTCAATGCTTTACAATGAGGTCCGGCTATCCCGCCGGCCCTCTTTTTTTGCGAAAAGATCGATCGTTGCATCGGGAATCACATGAGGAAATTCGAATGTTTTTGATGGGAGCAGAGAACATGTCACAATTCGTAGCCGTCGCTGTAATGTTATATGGTCCTTTCCTCTGGTGTCACGCAAGAAAAGAAGCCTATGAACAATATGGCCTTGTTCCCCGTTGCTCCCGGCGTATGTGCGGGGAAGTCGCCTTGGTGTGTGTGATGACGTTGGCACCTCTCACGGTGATCGCCCTCCATTGGCCAGGGCAGGATTTGCCTAGACACGTCGCTTTTTCCGCCTTCCTCGCTCAATTCGCAGCAGGCTCCATGGCGGCAATCACGGAAGAAATCTTTTTCCGGGGATGGCTTCAGACGCTTTTTGTCCCCTTTCTGAGTCGAACGACGCGTGTGGTGACGGTTGCCGCTCTCTTCGCTCTCTCACACATGTTGTTTCGGCCGGATCCCTTTTTTCTCACGACATTCTTTCCCGGCCTGATCATGGGAGCGCTTCGGGAACGCCACGGAAATATTTTCCCCGGCATGCTCTTTCATGGTCTCGGCAACCTCTGGTCGATCTGGTTTTTCCCCTTGCCATGA
- a CDS encoding Fur family transcriptional regulator, translating to MWAIEEGIQRLKSSGGKITAQRIAILKLLAGRKDHPSADVICNELRQFFPTISYATIYGTAELLADLGLINILTIDDKRILFDPETAFHAHFRCTNCGVIIDVPFDAGNIGAFFPHLHHKVENSQVYLYGTCEQCLLGDTAQKGTHLSIH from the coding sequence ATGTGGGCCATAGAGGAAGGGATTCAGCGCCTTAAGTCGAGCGGGGGCAAGATCACGGCTCAGCGCATCGCCATTTTGAAGCTCCTGGCCGGAAGAAAGGATCACCCCTCGGCAGACGTCATCTGCAACGAACTCCGGCAATTTTTCCCCACGATTTCCTATGCGACGATCTACGGTACAGCAGAGTTGCTCGCGGATTTGGGCCTCATCAATATTCTCACGATCGACGACAAACGGATCCTTTTCGATCCGGAAACGGCGTTCCATGCACATTTTCGCTGTACCAACTGTGGTGTCATCATAGACGTTCCTTTCGATGCGGGGAACATAGGAGCCTTTTTCCCCCATCTCCATCACAAGGTCGAGAACTCGCAGGTGTACCTCTATGGAACATGCGAGCAATGTCTTTTGGGTGATACGGCACAGAAAGGCACACATCTTTCCATTCATTGA
- the glmU gene encoding bifunctional UDP-N-acetylglucosamine diphosphorylase/glucosamine-1-phosphate N-acetyltransferase GlmU — translation MREKDFPDIAALVLAAGKGTRMKSDTPKVLLPLLGEALLSYPLAAVRGAGLESCGVVFGHGASRVCAFLENAFPEVTGIHQEEQRGTGHAVSVAQDWWKQFRHLLVLPGDLPLLPPEALTSLCREHISRNAACTFLTMRLEDPTGYGRVVEKNGRIRIVEEKDALPEEKAIRDVNSGIYVFDTALLEKELALISPDNAQNEYYLTDVVDRLGATQLPVVMVCWPIPQDLFGVNDPVQLADAERRLRDRILGAWMRRGVRCVDPASVWIGPKVTLAEDLLIEPNVQILGKTHIGAGSRIGTGSVVRDSELGKCCTLVAYVVIQDSRVEGNSRIGPFAFLRDDTTIRDRALVGKFVEIKKSDIGDDAKVPHLSYIGDAHVGAGTNIGAGTITCNYDGVKKNRTIIGDDCFIGSDTMLVAPVELGEGAMTGAGSVITEDVPAGALAIGRARQRNIPGWRARKAGSSENDATEGGKS, via the coding sequence ATGAGAGAAAAAGACTTTCCGGACATCGCCGCTCTTGTTTTGGCTGCCGGAAAGGGAACGAGAATGAAAAGCGACACCCCAAAGGTTCTTTTACCGCTTTTGGGAGAAGCGTTGCTTTCCTATCCTCTTGCTGCGGTCCGCGGAGCGGGATTGGAAAGCTGTGGTGTCGTTTTTGGACACGGAGCTTCCCGTGTGTGTGCCTTTCTGGAAAACGCGTTTCCGGAAGTGACGGGCATTCACCAGGAAGAACAACGCGGAACCGGTCATGCTGTTTCAGTCGCGCAGGATTGGTGGAAACAGTTTCGTCATCTTCTCGTGCTTCCCGGTGATTTGCCTCTTCTTCCTCCGGAAGCGTTGACTTCCCTTTGCCGGGAACACATCTCCAGAAACGCGGCGTGCACATTTCTCACTATGCGTCTCGAAGATCCGACAGGATATGGACGTGTCGTAGAAAAGAATGGGCGGATACGGATTGTCGAGGAAAAGGACGCTCTTCCGGAAGAAAAGGCGATCCGGGACGTGAACAGTGGAATCTATGTCTTCGACACCGCTCTTCTTGAGAAGGAACTTGCCCTGATAAGCCCGGACAATGCCCAGAACGAGTACTACCTTACGGATGTGGTGGATCGTCTTGGTGCGACACAGCTCCCGGTAGTGATGGTTTGCTGGCCCATTCCCCAGGACCTTTTCGGCGTCAACGACCCCGTGCAGTTGGCGGATGCGGAGCGACGCCTTCGCGACCGTATACTCGGTGCATGGATGCGGAGAGGTGTCCGTTGTGTCGATCCTGCGTCGGTGTGGATCGGGCCGAAAGTGACGCTTGCGGAGGATCTTCTCATCGAGCCGAACGTCCAGATTTTGGGGAAGACGCACATCGGAGCGGGAAGCCGAATCGGTACGGGCTCCGTGGTTCGGGATTCGGAGTTGGGAAAATGCTGTACTCTTGTGGCATACGTAGTCATTCAGGATAGCCGCGTCGAGGGGAATTCCCGCATAGGCCCCTTTGCGTTTCTCCGGGATGACACGACCATACGGGATCGCGCCTTAGTGGGCAAATTTGTGGAAATCAAAAAGAGCGACATCGGAGACGATGCAAAAGTGCCTCATCTTTCCTACATCGGCGACGCGCACGTGGGGGCAGGGACGAACATCGGAGCCGGTACCATCACCTGCAACTACGACGGTGTGAAAAAGAACAGGACCATCATCGGTGACGACTGTTTTATTGGGAGTGACACCATGCTCGTCGCTCCCGTCGAACTGGGCGAAGGAGCCATGACAGGCGCAGGGTCGGTCATCACTGAAGATGTCCCCGCGGGGGCTTTGGCCATCGGCAGAGCTCGTCAGCGAAACATTCCGGGATGGAGAGCGCGCAAAGCAGGATCGTCTGAAAACGACGCCACGGAAGGAGGTAAAAGCTGA
- a CDS encoding ribose-phosphate diphosphokinase, whose protein sequence is MVTRLRELKILTGSANPAFAQEVGDHLRVPVAASKIFRFSDGEIGVSIEESVRGADVFVIQPVCSPTNENLMELLIMVDALKRASAYRVNVVTPYFGYARQDRKTKAREPITAKLVANLIQTAGAHRLVATDLHAGQIQGFFDIPVDHLTGIPLLSSYFKETLRDALSEDRVVVVSPDIGGVVRARQFALHLNADLAIVDKRRSHEVANYCEVLEIIGHVKDKVVVLVDDIVDTAGTLVQATQALLERGAEKVFACATHGVLSGPAVERLKNSPIHQVVFTNTIPLPPEKKLDKIIQLSIASLVAEAISRIHSDHSVSILFR, encoded by the coding sequence ATGGTCACACGCCTGAGGGAGCTAAAAATCCTCACCGGTTCCGCAAACCCCGCCTTTGCACAGGAAGTTGGGGACCATTTGCGGGTTCCCGTGGCCGCTTCGAAGATTTTTCGTTTTTCCGACGGAGAAATAGGAGTTTCCATTGAAGAAAGCGTCCGCGGGGCCGATGTGTTCGTCATTCAGCCCGTCTGTTCCCCGACGAACGAAAATCTGATGGAACTTCTCATCATGGTGGACGCCCTCAAACGAGCATCCGCTTATCGTGTGAATGTTGTCACCCCCTATTTCGGCTATGCTCGCCAGGACAGGAAAACCAAGGCACGGGAGCCTATCACGGCAAAACTCGTGGCAAACCTTATACAGACTGCGGGAGCGCACAGACTTGTGGCCACAGATCTTCACGCGGGACAGATTCAGGGTTTTTTCGATATTCCCGTGGATCATCTTACGGGGATCCCGCTCCTTTCCTCCTATTTCAAGGAAACACTCCGGGACGCTTTGAGCGAGGATCGCGTCGTCGTTGTCTCCCCGGATATCGGAGGAGTTGTGCGTGCCCGCCAGTTTGCGTTGCACCTCAACGCAGACCTGGCCATTGTCGACAAAAGACGTTCCCACGAGGTGGCGAACTACTGCGAAGTTCTCGAGATTATCGGACACGTGAAAGATAAAGTGGTCGTGCTGGTGGACGACATTGTGGACACGGCCGGAACACTGGTACAGGCCACTCAGGCATTGCTGGAAAGAGGCGCTGAAAAGGTTTTTGCTTGTGCCACCCATGGCGTGCTTTCGGGACCGGCGGTGGAACGCTTGAAAAATTCCCCCATCCACCAGGTCGTTTTCACGAACACCATACCGTTGCCACCGGAGAAGAAGTTGGATAAGATTATCCAGCTTTCCATCGCGTCTCTCGTGGCGGAGGCAATCAGCAGAATCCATTCCGACCATTCCGTCAGCATTTTGTTCCGGTAG
- a CDS encoding 50S ribosomal protein L25 — protein sequence MSNFVSLNLETRETTGKETNKKLRKIGYLPAVFYGHDYPEGLPVKLEERPFMMQLRHSHWETLRIDATMPDGKVEMALIRDLQRDPLTDHILHVDFYQMLKGQKVRVVVPVVLVNKESCVGVKAGGVLEVVAREVEIEVLPREIPDAIEVDVAQLQLGKSISAKQCALPESASLLTDPNEVLVLVVEPRVEEETAPGTPGSMEVEVVQKGKAREE from the coding sequence ATGTCCAATTTTGTCTCCCTCAACCTGGAAACCCGGGAAACGACCGGGAAAGAAACGAACAAAAAGCTTCGCAAGATCGGCTATCTTCCTGCCGTGTTCTATGGACACGACTACCCCGAGGGACTTCCCGTGAAACTGGAGGAGCGGCCTTTCATGATGCAACTCCGCCATTCCCACTGGGAAACTTTGCGTATCGACGCAACCATGCCCGATGGGAAAGTGGAAATGGCGCTCATCCGGGATCTGCAGCGTGATCCGCTGACGGACCATATCCTTCATGTCGATTTTTACCAAATGCTCAAGGGACAGAAGGTGCGCGTCGTCGTTCCCGTGGTGCTCGTCAACAAGGAAAGTTGTGTGGGCGTCAAGGCGGGGGGCGTGCTGGAAGTCGTTGCCCGCGAAGTGGAAATCGAGGTTCTTCCCCGGGAAATTCCCGATGCCATCGAGGTGGATGTGGCACAATTGCAGCTTGGCAAGAGCATTTCCGCGAAACAGTGTGCGTTGCCGGAAAGCGCTTCCCTGTTGACGGATCCAAACGAAGTCCTTGTGCTTGTCGTGGAACCCAGGGTTGAGGAGGAGACTGCGCCTGGAACCCCGGGGAGCATGGAAGTCGAGGTCGTACAGAAGGGCAAAGCCAGAGAGGAATAA
- the pth gene encoding aminoacyl-tRNA hydrolase encodes MWVVAGLGNPGIEYAFTRHNAGWMVVDELVSRHHFGAPQLRHHGALWKGTLHGEGVLLFKPMTYMNLSGKAVGELIGYLRLPLEKLLVVFDDVALPFGTLRLRERGSAGGHNGMASVLGALKTLNVPRLRMGVGPLPPGANLVSYVTERFRPDESKELSSFILKGADAVEFLIEKGFEKAMSTINAHPPK; translated from the coding sequence GTGTGGGTTGTCGCAGGATTGGGCAATCCGGGAATCGAGTATGCCTTCACGAGACACAACGCCGGATGGATGGTTGTGGACGAGCTTGTTTCCCGACACCATTTCGGTGCGCCGCAATTACGGCATCATGGAGCGCTTTGGAAGGGAACACTTCACGGGGAAGGCGTCTTGCTTTTCAAGCCCATGACCTACATGAACTTGAGCGGCAAAGCTGTGGGTGAGCTTATAGGCTACCTTCGGCTTCCGTTGGAGAAACTTCTCGTCGTCTTCGACGACGTTGCATTGCCCTTCGGGACATTGCGCCTTCGCGAAAGAGGATCCGCCGGAGGGCACAACGGCATGGCCTCGGTTCTCGGGGCATTGAAAACTCTCAATGTTCCCAGACTGCGTATGGGAGTGGGGCCTCTCCCTCCGGGAGCGAACCTTGTTTCGTATGTCACGGAACGATTTCGTCCGGACGAGAGCAAGGAACTTTCTTCGTTCATCCTCAAAGGGGCGGATGCGGTGGAATTCCTGATCGAGAAGGGGTTCGAAAAGGCGATGAGCACCATCAACGCTCATCCGCCGAAATGA
- a CDS encoding transcription-repair coupling factor → MHGSSLRGGSPKDLFSLDAVCWSKGVSVHAPVADAALSWMCGPNNVACLVVLPDSRLQGHFCEDRETLFEDVPVFDLRELPLTTEGATNRPFLVQRGELLRTWRRKGGFLAATPGSLMGPVLFGESQWELHVGHTVDREEFLQWLLGEGYRRVDLVWAPGQIALRGSIIDVFDPIQRFPVRIELFDDTLESLRHFSPEDQRSVANLSSVFLQGISSTSAEHQSLFSELPSDLSVLFVEPKELEKQGESYLWLWDGLREQVQLPPLPTWQSVYLRLSSFRRLRLSRILGQGDLRWRVREVPSFRGRWDDVEVQVAAWREHAMRIHVYSASEIVLEWAKERGLEIRRKPLSRGFVDDENAFVVLTDTELSGVSPTLRRNAWYSVPREWKDRLLPGEFVIHEEYGVAVYRGMQALGSGDNAQEYMVLEFANEKRLLVPMTHFPRITSHAFSGETPPRLDSLKGSTWKKALERARERTREAAEQLVRIYAEREFAKGFSFPPDGEMLSRFERAFPFDETADQLKAIRDVKRDMESPLCMDRLVVGDVGFGKTEVALRAAMKAVESGKQVAVLVPTTVLAQQHFATFTSRFQAFPVSVACLSRFVGAAQGRRIVEGVRKGQVDILIGTHRLFLKDLVFKDLGLLVIDEEHRFGVLHKENLKERYPCVDVLTLSATPIPRTLQLSLQNLRSISLITTPPRFRHPVISIVSPWNDDLVKKVILRELARGGQVFFVHNRISTITRCVRHLRNLLPEARFLVAHGRMPDRELEQTMLAFAEGEADILVCTTIIESGLDMPRANTLIVDNAQDFGLAQLYQLRGRVGRRNEQAFAFFLHPEGIAMTRESTERLDAIGSLDALGMGYQLAEKDLQIRGGGDLFGPAQHGHIERIGFHLYCSLLEKHIARIRGIEQGETRVEMIDYPGIPASYIPQEGVRITLYRRLLRAGDVSDLSALEEETKDRFGSFPESVGVLFALAKVRVLGTRFGVQYVRSSRERTSVSGNPEAVDCLASELRGWKRRAGELEGPGAPKGVLDLEACLEKLSGA, encoded by the coding sequence ATGCACGGGTCCAGTCTTCGTGGCGGTTCGCCGAAGGATCTTTTTTCGCTCGATGCCGTCTGTTGGTCGAAAGGCGTTTCCGTTCACGCGCCGGTAGCGGACGCGGCACTTTCCTGGATGTGCGGTCCGAATAATGTTGCGTGCCTTGTGGTGCTTCCGGATAGCCGCTTGCAGGGGCATTTCTGCGAGGACAGAGAAACGCTTTTCGAGGATGTTCCCGTCTTTGATCTTCGGGAACTTCCTCTGACAACGGAGGGAGCGACGAATCGTCCCTTTCTTGTGCAACGCGGCGAGTTGCTGCGCACATGGAGGAGGAAAGGTGGGTTCCTGGCGGCCACACCGGGAAGCCTTATGGGCCCGGTTCTTTTCGGAGAATCCCAATGGGAACTCCATGTCGGACACACTGTAGATCGCGAAGAGTTCTTGCAGTGGCTCTTGGGTGAAGGGTACCGACGGGTCGATCTGGTGTGGGCTCCCGGGCAGATTGCCCTGCGGGGGAGCATTATCGACGTATTCGACCCAATACAGAGATTTCCCGTTCGCATAGAACTGTTCGACGACACTCTGGAGAGCCTGCGCCACTTTTCTCCCGAAGATCAGCGGAGTGTTGCAAACCTTTCCTCTGTCTTCCTCCAGGGAATTTCCTCAACGTCGGCGGAGCACCAGTCTCTCTTCTCCGAACTTCCCTCCGACCTCTCTGTTCTCTTTGTGGAGCCCAAGGAACTTGAAAAACAGGGAGAGTCCTACCTGTGGCTTTGGGACGGGCTTCGAGAGCAGGTCCAACTGCCGCCTCTTCCCACGTGGCAAAGTGTCTATTTACGCCTAAGTTCTTTCCGGCGTCTTCGTCTCTCCAGAATACTCGGACAGGGTGATCTTCGCTGGCGCGTTCGGGAAGTGCCGTCCTTCCGTGGAAGATGGGACGACGTAGAGGTGCAGGTTGCAGCATGGAGAGAACACGCCATGCGGATACATGTCTATTCGGCCTCGGAAATTGTTCTGGAATGGGCGAAGGAGCGGGGGCTCGAAATACGGAGGAAGCCTCTCTCGAGAGGATTTGTGGATGACGAAAACGCCTTTGTCGTTCTGACGGATACGGAGTTGTCCGGTGTCTCCCCAACACTCCGTCGGAACGCCTGGTACAGTGTTCCACGGGAATGGAAGGATCGCCTTCTTCCCGGAGAATTCGTCATTCACGAGGAATACGGTGTCGCTGTTTATCGGGGCATGCAGGCTCTCGGGAGCGGAGACAATGCCCAGGAATATATGGTTTTAGAGTTCGCCAACGAAAAACGCCTCTTGGTTCCGATGACTCATTTTCCCCGAATTACCTCCCACGCCTTTTCGGGAGAAACTCCTCCACGTCTCGATTCTCTCAAGGGGAGCACGTGGAAAAAGGCCCTGGAGCGGGCGAGAGAAAGAACGCGCGAAGCGGCGGAACAACTTGTGCGCATCTACGCGGAACGCGAGTTCGCGAAGGGGTTTTCGTTTCCTCCCGACGGAGAAATGCTCTCCCGTTTCGAGCGGGCGTTTCCCTTCGACGAAACGGCGGATCAGCTCAAGGCCATCCGGGACGTGAAGAGGGACATGGAGAGTCCTCTGTGCATGGATCGTCTCGTTGTGGGTGACGTTGGATTCGGCAAGACCGAGGTGGCATTGCGGGCTGCAATGAAGGCCGTGGAATCTGGAAAGCAGGTGGCCGTGCTCGTGCCTACCACGGTCTTGGCCCAACAGCACTTTGCCACGTTCACCTCGCGTTTTCAGGCATTTCCGGTCTCCGTGGCCTGCCTCTCCCGATTTGTTGGCGCTGCCCAGGGGCGCCGGATCGTCGAAGGTGTCCGCAAGGGCCAGGTGGATATTCTCATCGGAACTCATCGACTTTTCCTCAAGGATCTTGTCTTTAAGGATCTCGGTCTCCTCGTCATCGACGAAGAACATCGGTTCGGCGTATTGCACAAGGAAAACCTGAAAGAGCGTTACCCTTGCGTGGATGTTCTGACCTTGTCTGCCACGCCCATTCCGAGAACACTGCAACTTTCGCTGCAGAACCTGCGGAGCATTTCGCTCATTACCACGCCACCGCGTTTTAGGCATCCCGTGATTTCCATCGTGAGTCCCTGGAATGATGACCTCGTGAAAAAAGTGATTCTTCGTGAGCTTGCGCGAGGCGGGCAGGTCTTTTTCGTGCACAACCGGATAAGCACCATCACTAGGTGCGTTCGACATCTGCGTAACCTTCTCCCGGAGGCACGCTTTCTCGTAGCACACGGCAGGATGCCCGATCGGGAACTCGAACAGACCATGCTTGCCTTCGCGGAAGGCGAGGCGGACATTCTCGTGTGCACAACCATTATTGAGAGCGGACTCGACATGCCGAGAGCCAACACCCTCATCGTGGACAATGCCCAGGATTTCGGTTTGGCCCAGCTCTATCAGTTGCGCGGTAGGGTCGGTCGCAGAAACGAACAGGCCTTCGCTTTCTTTCTCCATCCCGAGGGTATCGCCATGACCAGGGAATCGACGGAACGTCTTGACGCCATAGGAAGCCTCGACGCCTTGGGTATGGGATACCAGCTTGCGGAAAAGGATTTGCAGATCCGAGGCGGCGGGGACCTGTTCGGACCTGCGCAGCACGGTCACATCGAACGGATCGGGTTTCATCTATATTGCTCACTGCTAGAGAAACATATAGCCCGTATCCGAGGTATCGAGCAGGGAGAAACCCGCGTGGAAATGATCGACTATCCGGGCATTCCCGCTTCCTACATCCCCCAGGAAGGCGTTCGCATCACTCTCTATCGGCGACTTCTCCGTGCGGGAGATGTGTCCGATCTCTCCGCGCTCGAGGAAGAGACCAAAGACCGTTTCGGTTCTTTTCCGGAGAGCGTTGGCGTTCTCTTTGCCCTGGCGAAGGTTCGTGTACTGGGCACTCGGTTCGGGGTACAATACGTCCGTTCGTCCCGTGAACGGACGAGCGTCTCCGGAAATCCGGAGGCGGTGGACTGCCTGGCATCGGAACTCAGAGGATGGAAGCGAAGGGCGGGGGAACTCGAAGGACCGGGAGCTCCCAAGGGCGTTCTCGATCTGGAAGCTTGTTTGGAGAAACTATCCGGCGCCTGA
- the mazG gene encoding nucleoside triphosphate pyrophosphohydrolase, which translates to MNEMTGGDGTFYELVAIMEKLRSPGGCPWDSEQSWKTLRPYLVEEAYELIDAIDGEDVRGVLEECGDVLLQVVFIAQIAKEKGLFTIEDVARHIGEKLVRRHPHVFGELTVEDSAEVSRNWESIKASERRASKRNASVLAGIPQGLPAALRAFQIQERAAKVGFDWPEGDPEPVLEKVREEAEELLAAFRNGKTGEIEEELGDLLFAVVNFGRHLGFNAEMVLQKANDKFVRRFMRMEQAVAQEGGSWKNYSLEDLESLWQRAKQHVG; encoded by the coding sequence ATGAACGAAATGACTGGTGGCGACGGTACATTTTACGAACTCGTCGCCATCATGGAGAAACTGAGATCTCCCGGGGGCTGTCCCTGGGACAGCGAGCAGTCCTGGAAAACGCTGCGCCCCTATCTCGTCGAGGAGGCATACGAACTCATCGATGCCATTGACGGAGAAGACGTTCGGGGTGTTCTCGAGGAATGTGGCGATGTCCTTCTCCAAGTTGTGTTCATCGCGCAGATCGCCAAAGAGAAAGGGCTTTTCACCATAGAGGATGTGGCACGTCATATCGGGGAAAAACTGGTGCGTCGTCATCCTCACGTGTTTGGCGAGCTGACCGTGGAAGACAGTGCGGAGGTGAGCCGGAACTGGGAGAGTATCAAGGCGAGTGAACGAAGAGCCTCCAAACGCAACGCTTCCGTTCTCGCCGGAATCCCTCAGGGGTTGCCTGCGGCCTTGAGGGCATTTCAGATCCAGGAACGAGCAGCGAAAGTCGGTTTCGACTGGCCCGAAGGTGACCCCGAACCCGTTCTCGAAAAAGTCCGTGAGGAAGCGGAAGAGCTTTTGGCCGCCTTCAGGAATGGAAAAACCGGGGAGATAGAGGAAGAGCTGGGAGATCTCCTTTTCGCTGTGGTAAACTTTGGTCGGCATCTTGGGTTCAACGCCGAGATGGTTCTTCAGAAGGCGAACGACAAGTTTGTCCGCCGTTTTATGCGCATGGAACAGGCGGTGGCGCAAGAAGGCGGTTCGTGGAAAAACTACTCGCTCGAAGATCTGGAAAGCCTCTGGCAACGTGCGAAACAGCATGTGGGTTGA
- a CDS encoding pyruvate carboxylase subunit B: MTETALRDAHQSIMATRLRTEDMLPVAELMDEVGYHSLEVWGGATFDTCMRFLDEDPWERLRMLRKRFKKTKLQMLLRGQNLVGYRHYADDTVREFVKRAVGNGLDIIRIFDALNDLRNMEIAADQVKKEGAHLQLCLSYTISPFHSLERFTEQSVALQQMGADSLCIKDMAGLISPVDAARLVSAIKAKTGLPLQLHSHYTSGMAAMAYLAGLEAGADVVDCAISPFAMGTSQPATETMVAALSGGRLDTGITLEKLVPVSKYFKEMQQKYSKLIMGLQGVDVNVLLYQIPGGMYSNLVSQLKEQNALDKLDDVLREVPLVRKEMGYPPLVTPTSQIVGTQATVNVLVGKRWKVVPKEVKMYFLGYYGRPPAAVDPEIEKLVIGEEIPITCRPGEKLEPEMAAAREIIAPFVLQPEDVLSYVLFPSVAKDFLMLKYAREMKRDLGFERTVENAVYPV, from the coding sequence ATTACGGAGACTGCACTGCGTGACGCTCACCAATCCATCATGGCCACACGGTTGCGTACGGAGGATATGCTCCCCGTGGCGGAACTGATGGATGAGGTTGGATATCACTCTCTTGAAGTGTGGGGAGGCGCAACGTTTGACACATGCATGCGCTTTCTCGACGAGGATCCCTGGGAGAGGTTGCGGATGCTCCGCAAGCGCTTCAAGAAGACGAAGCTCCAGATGCTCCTCCGTGGCCAGAATCTCGTCGGGTACCGACATTATGCGGACGATACCGTTCGGGAGTTCGTCAAGCGGGCTGTCGGAAACGGCCTCGACATCATCCGCATCTTCGACGCTTTGAACGACCTCAGAAACATGGAGATTGCCGCGGACCAGGTGAAAAAGGAAGGTGCGCACCTGCAGCTTTGCCTTTCCTACACTATCTCTCCGTTCCACTCCCTGGAGAGATTCACCGAACAATCCGTCGCGTTGCAGCAGATGGGTGCAGACTCCCTCTGCATAAAGGATATGGCCGGCCTCATCAGCCCTGTGGATGCGGCGCGGCTCGTGAGTGCCATCAAGGCCAAGACGGGGCTTCCCCTGCAGCTTCACAGTCACTATACGAGTGGGATGGCTGCAATGGCTTACCTGGCCGGTCTCGAGGCCGGGGCAGATGTGGTGGACTGTGCCATCTCGCCTTTTGCCATGGGCACCAGTCAGCCGGCCACCGAGACAATGGTCGCCGCCCTTAGCGGAGGCCGACTCGATACGGGTATCACCCTGGAGAAACTTGTTCCGGTTTCGAAGTACTTCAAAGAAATGCAACAGAAGTACAGCAAGCTTATCATGGGACTCCAGGGTGTGGACGTGAACGTCCTTCTCTACCAGATTCCCGGAGGCATGTATTCTAATTTGGTGAGCCAGCTCAAGGAACAAAACGCGCTGGACAAGCTTGACGACGTGCTCAGGGAAGTGCCTCTCGTGCGGAAGGAAATGGGTTATCCTCCCCTTGTGACTCCCACGAGCCAGATCGTGGGAACCCAGGCGACGGTGAACGTCCTCGTAGGAAAACGATGGAAGGTCGTTCCCAAGGAAGTGAAAATGTATTTTCTCGGCTATTACGGACGCCCTCCCGCAGCGGTGGACCCTGAAATCGAAAAACTCGTCATCGGCGAAGAAATCCCCATCACCTGTCGCCCCGGAGAAAAGCTCGAACCGGAGATGGCCGCCGCGCGAGAAATCATCGCTCCCTTCGTTTTGCAGCCAGAGGACGTGTTGAGCTATGTTCTTTTCCCTTCTGTGGCGAAAGACTTTCTCATGTTGAAATACGCGAGGGAAATGAAACGCGATCTTGGATTCGAACGAACCGTGGAGAACGCCGTTTATCCGGTGTAG
- a CDS encoding NifU family protein: protein MTTTEKILEVIGAKIRPALQSHGGDIDFVGFDDAAGQVTVRLTGACGGCPFAQETLRRQVEAVLKQEIPEIMTVTRE, encoded by the coding sequence GTGACGACAACGGAGAAAATTCTTGAAGTCATTGGGGCGAAAATCCGTCCCGCATTGCAGAGTCATGGTGGGGATATCGACTTCGTGGGCTTTGACGATGCGGCCGGACAGGTCACTGTCCGGCTCACCGGAGCGTGCGGAGGATGTCCTTTTGCCCAGGAAACGCTCAGGCGGCAAGTCGAGGCTGTGTTGAAGCAGGAAATCCCGGAAATCATGACAGTGACGCGAGAGTAG